DNA sequence from the Methanobacterium formicicum DSM 3637 genome:
TTAATGAAGAGTCTGGAACACTTCTAATAATAACCCCGGATCGTCCTGAAAAGTCAGTGGTAATTGGTAAAGGGGGATGGGTAGTGGGAAGACTCCGTGAAGAATTAGGAGTTAATTCCATCCACGTGGAGGCTTATTCGGACTTCATAGTGCCCCAATACAGGATGGGACTTGCACTGGCCCGGCTGGAAGAAATCACGGCAAAATATCCTCATCCTTACAATAAACCCCTTTTGAACTTGATTAATCTTTTAAGGGCACGTATTGAAAATCCATACGATGTTGAATCACTTTTAACGAATTATCCACTTTTCAATAATCAGGAAAATTTTCAGGAAGAACGTACTCAAACTGGATTTAGAACAGTGGTGGCATTATCAGGGGGTGTTGATAGCAGTTCATCCCTTATCATTGCCCAAATGTTAGGATTTAATCCCCTGGCAGTTACTGTAAATCCCGGTGATATAATACTTCCCCGTTACTTCCGTGAAAGTGTTGAGAATCTTACCCAGAAGCTGGGAGTTGAGCACCAGTATCTGGAGGTGGATATGAGTGAGGTTGTTACAGGATCACTCCAAGGACAGTTCCATCCCTGTGGAAGGTGTTCAAAAGTAATAGAAGAAGCTATTTCTGATTTTACCAGGAATAACCATGTT
Encoded proteins:
- a CDS encoding ATPase: MNLEKKDLISLISKIRKDIGHKDVEVDISNIIFNEESGTLLIITPDRPEKSVVIGKGGWVVGRLREELGVNSIHVEAYSDFIVPQYRMGLALARLEEITAKYPHPYNKPLLNLINLLRARIENPYDVESLLTNYPLFNNQENFQEERTQTGFRTVVALSGGVDSSSSLIIAQMLGFNPLAVTVNPGDIILPRYFRESVENLTQKLGVEHQYLEVDMSEVVTGSLQGQFHPCGRCSKVIEEAISDFTRNNHVPFLIYGDLLSTGAQSLQMEINRSGDNNDGSGRENNLGKGNFLRINLPALLSFKKGDVKKIAGRWGVKKRGGYGCPLIMEVHKKHPHMHRFSIQRVLRETRAGILEPGEALNQIKG